The Halalkalibacter krulwichiae genome has a segment encoding these proteins:
- a CDS encoding aldose epimerase family protein yields MKITQEKFGELHGNTITSYTMKGENGLEVSCINYGCIITKIITPDQNGVLENIVLGFDTIEDYENHSPYFGTVVGRVAGRIKGGHFELEGRSFDLEKNEGDNHLHGGGDGFSHQIWSSTPFETEHEVGVEFSYRSIDGEGGYPGNLDVKVKYTLTNTNELTISYFAESDQTTLVNLTNHTYFNLSGNLKRNILNHHLTLKSEEFLELGEDLLPTGEVLSVENTPFDFRDGRLIESGIGSSHEQIQLVGNGYDHPFLLKGDKQKEIELKDEISGRILTVKTDNECVVLYSSNQMATDFEIRGVPAQKYLGLCLETQEPPDSIHHPHFTSCILPKGEGYRRTTSYMFLS; encoded by the coding sequence GTATCATCACAAAAATAATAACTCCTGATCAAAACGGAGTGTTAGAAAATATTGTTTTAGGTTTCGATACGATTGAAGATTATGAGAATCATTCTCCTTATTTTGGAACAGTTGTCGGAAGAGTTGCTGGCCGAATTAAAGGTGGTCATTTTGAATTAGAGGGAAGAAGCTTTGATTTAGAAAAAAATGAGGGAGATAACCATCTTCATGGAGGAGGAGATGGGTTTAGCCATCAAATTTGGTCATCCACTCCTTTTGAAACAGAACATGAAGTAGGAGTTGAGTTTTCATATCGAAGTATAGACGGAGAGGGAGGGTATCCAGGAAATTTAGACGTGAAAGTGAAGTACACACTAACTAATACCAATGAATTAACAATTAGTTATTTTGCTGAAAGCGACCAAACAACATTAGTAAATTTAACAAATCATACTTACTTTAATTTAAGTGGAAATTTAAAAAGGAATATTTTAAATCATCATTTAACGTTAAAAAGTGAAGAATTTTTAGAACTTGGAGAAGATTTGTTGCCAACTGGTGAAGTGTTGTCTGTTGAAAACACTCCGTTTGATTTTCGCGATGGACGATTGATAGAAAGTGGAATTGGTTCTTCTCATGAGCAAATTCAATTGGTAGGAAATGGATACGATCATCCCTTCCTTTTAAAAGGAGATAAACAAAAGGAAATTGAATTAAAGGATGAGATTAGTGGTCGTATACTAACAGTGAAGACAGATAATGAGTGTGTTGTATTATATTCGAGTAATCAAATGGCGACTGATTTTGAAATAAGAGGAGTTCCCGCACAAAAGTATTTAGGGCTCTGTTTAGAAACGCAAGAGCCACCTGATTCTATTCATCATCCTCATTTCACATCTTGCATTCTTCCTAAAGGTGAAGGCTATCGTCGAACGACAAGCTATATGTTTCTGTCTTGA